One Natator depressus isolate rNatDep1 chromosome 13, rNatDep2.hap1, whole genome shotgun sequence genomic region harbors:
- the LOC141997147 gene encoding uncharacterized protein LOC141997147: MNLRLVFRFKLEAPLGVLSQVQLRETAQELLPKFLLDCQVIFLLLFCFVLFLPLNNRIKQVFPERKKERKKERKKERKKERKKERKKERNYAPTLSGKISCRVSVVCLISVRSQVKLLQTGAAQVKPSQTLRLTCSVSGFSLTSSGNAVSWVRQPPGKGLEWLCLVFWDDDKRYHESLKNRLTISKDTSKSEVYLEMRGMEAGDSGTYYCARGDTLKETGPGAVKPGDSLKLTCTNSGDSVSSTSATWDWVRQPVGKGLEFMGRICYRPSRWYIDYASSLQSLMSIAQGTAKNQVSLQLRWLTAADTATCPCPRGSAQGNTSRQLYKNGKRVFQSCSQTLSTPGRLQA, encoded by the exons ATGAACCTGCGACTGGTTTTCCGGTTCAAGCTGGAGGCCCCTTTAG GTGTCCTCTCTCAAGTGCAGCTGCGAGAAACGGCCCAGGAGTTGCTGCCCAAATTCCTATTG GACTGCCAagttatttttttgttgttgttttgttttgttttgtttttaccattAAATAATCGAATAAAACAAGTCTttcctgaaagaaagaaagaaagaaagaaagaaagaaagaaagaaagaaagaaagaaagaaagaaagaaagaaagaaagaaagaaattatgcCCCAACCTTATCTGGAAAAATCTCTTGTAGAGTAAGTGTCGTGTGTTTAATCA GTGTCCGTTCCCAGGTTAAACTGCTGCAGACCGGAGCAGCCCAGGTGAAGCCCTCACAGACCCTGAGACTCACCTGCTCAGtctctggattctctctcacGTCTAGCGGGAATGCAGTGAGCTGGGTTCGACAGCCCCCGGGGAAAGGCCTGGAGTGGCTGTGCCTTGTGTTTTGGGATGATGACAAGCGCTACCACGAATCCCTCAAAAACCGATTGACCATCTCCAAGGACACCTCTAAAAGCGAGGTGTATTTGGAAATGAGAGGCATGGAAGCCGGAGACAGCGGCACCTATTACTGCGCCAGGGGAGACACA CTGAAGGAAACGGGCCCGGGAGCGGTGAAGCCCGGGGACTCCCTTAAACTCACCTGCACCAACTCTGGAGACTCGGTTTCTAGCACCAGCGCCACCTGGGACTGGGTCCGGCAGCCTGTGGGGAAAGGGCTGGAGTTTATGGGGCGCATCTGCTACAGACCTAGTAGGTGGTACATAGACTACGCCAGCTCTCTGCAGAGCCTAATGAGCATCGCTCAGGGCACCGCCAAGAACCAGGTCTCCCTGCAGCTCCGCTGGCTGACAGCTGCGGACACCGCCACCTGTCCCTGCCCGAGAGGCAGCGCTCAGGGAAACACAAGCAGGCAGCTGTACAAAAACGGGAAGCGGGTTTTTCAATCGTGCAGCCAGACGTTGAGTACCCCAGGGAGACTCCAGGCGTGA